The sequence TAGCGATTTACAATAGCTAATCCATAACCGTGAAACCTAATATTCGCAGACTACAGAATCGGATGAAACGgatcgaattaattttaaatcgcGACCGTTGCTAAAAGGACCGTTATATCGTCAGGTTTTCCACCTAGTAAAAGACAATTTAATACACATTTATTTGATAAATTCTGTAGTTCTTTATCTTACCAATAGCCCGGATTCCATAGTCTCGAGCTCTCTGGGAAAAAGGTGACATGTATCTTCCGTCAAACGACAAATTTCTTGCCATCAAGGCAATACTATTCGCAGTTTGTTGAACACATAATTGATCTTTTACACCACCAAGTTTGCTGAGTTCTGCTACAAGTATTGGGGTTGGCACGTTGTCGAAGACACCATCCGTCGCAAGAAGTATGACATCACCATCTTGTACAGCAAACTGACTTTGGCTGGCAGACTGTGGACTGTAATTGAATGAATTTGTGATTTAAAATATTCCAATTCCTTCATGGTTCTGTTATATACCTATCACTCAGAGCAGAACCATGGTGCCCTGGGGGAGGTAAGGCTAACTGAAATGGTGTGTTGAAataatgttgttgttcttcAGATTTGTGAACTACACGACCTTTTCGAACTACTAAAAATCCAGAGTCTCCAATATTGACAGTAAATAAGTTGTTAGACTCATGCTCGAGAATTAAAATACAGGCAGTGCTGCTTCCTATACAGATGTCACAATATAagctcaatttttatttcaactcaAAAGTAAAATACTTGCCTGTAATTGGCCGCTTAGAATGAAGTAACTCACGAAAGGCAGCAGATAAGAGATCAACAGGATTTCGAAAATTACAAGGACTGCTAACTGTGGTTATTCTTTCTATAGAGCGCATAAGTGATAACGAGAAATCACTAGGGTCAACTCCATAATCTCTCCATCCTCCAACACCATCAGCAACAGCTAGAGAATGAAATCAGTAGCTTACACAAATCTATATGAATGAATGTACAGAATAACTCTTACCTAGGATATCTGCACTGTCTATGTTTTTCATAAGCCAAGCATCATCACCTATTTGGCCCTTACGAACTTTGCCAGATCTAAAACTTTTAGGGaaaccagcaacagcagaaaCCAACTTTGGCTTAGACTTGATCGAGACAGTTTCGTTTGAAGAATTCCCAACGCTTGTTCGAGAAGAACCACTAGAATTATTGGAGCTTGAACAGTTATACAATCCACTGACTATGGAACGCGACAACAAACGGCCATAAACACTATGCATTGTTACAACGAGCGAGTGTTTGAAAAAGCCTTTCAAACTAGAATATCAACTCTAACTAAATTTACTGAATTGTTTGCAATATTCGGGGCTTAAATATGAACGCCAATCGCATGGTGCAAGAACAACAGTAGTGAAACAAACTTGATGAATTTAAGTAAGAAACCAAGATCTTACTCTGGTATACAATACATGAACCAGACGACGGTCGAATATGAACATCAACAATCGTTAAGATAATCTCCCTTATGTCATACTTATGTATATCAGCAGCTTTCAAAGTTTCAGTGTTTCATTATACattattcaataataaattctaGCGGTAAGATAAGTTTCAGAGAACAATGGAGAGTTAAAAATTTGTCTTGGAATTTCCAAAGTTTCCAGGGTATTAAATATTAGTCATGTGATtagattttttcccccaacaaaaacggaaataaaaatgttttttttttggttgacaGATGGCGTGAAGAGGCATACATTTAGGCTGTCCCTAAACTGCGAAagcgaaacgcgaaacgccTAAAATGCGGAAAGGCTGTGCGAAACGGACCAAAATTTTTGGACCGTTTCGCGGGACCAAATACCGGAGGGCATACTAAAATGCGAAACCTCAAAATGCGAaacgaaaatgttttcttttccccacCAGAGTGCAAATTGACGGATGAGGCCCGTTTAGGCCGCCATGTTTCATGACTCATAGTATATGTAATGTGAATGTATGTATGGATATGAATGTGTGTACACTACATATTAACGAATATTACTTTTCGCTAgagttttgaaaataaaatgtttgtatTTCATGGGAAAACAGTcttatcaaattaaatttatttagtcGACTCGATTACTCTTGTTTCTTCAAGAGCACGGGGGTCCCTCGGATGAGCTCTTGAATGAGAAATCTCCAATTAAGTCTTTGTGGAATAGAGGCGGAAGAAGCTTTCAGCACGTTTTAGCTGGGTggcattttcaataaatttcaatCGAATAGCTAATAATACGTATATATTTAGACGCCGGGCTGCTATCGGCTGATAGTTTTTTCCATTTGACTTGGTCAGCCGATTTTCCTCGGCGAACAACTGTTGAGAGAAATTCCGGCTAAGAGAAACAGATTGATCGAATGACATAGAGAACGTCGACGACGTAACAATGTGTTAATGTACCCCGCTGGGCGCTGtgggattattttatttaagacATTGAAAGGGGGGAgcaatcaaattttatttcttcagcCGCTACACTATTTCGGtttaaattatgaaaaattgaagTCAAAAGTCAGCTATGCGTCTTGGCCTCTTGGGACGGGCTGATGAGTGATTCAACCGAGGTATGAAATAAATCAGCCTACACCACCTAAtgataataaaagaagaaaagattaaaACAAATTCTATTATCGAGCAAATTAAGCTTAACATTTTTCCCCCGTTGACAAAGTCATCGACACGAGCGTTCTTTCCATGCGCACATGCACACATATTGTATCCACCTAGCTatcacagaagaagaaaaatcaagaacCGAAACTTTccttaaacataaaaatgattctttgaTACCTGAATTGTAGATTGAAAATACAAAGATTTGATTTGTGATGCCAATCTTCTAGCGCTTGTAGCAAAAGTAAAGCACAGATACGCCTGCTCCACACTATTACTTGGGCAGCATGAGCTATGAAACTATTACCACTCTCAGAATTCCACCAAGGTTTTCTATGACAGGGATAACAAATTattgctctcctgtgctctcctgctCTCCTGTTCTCtcctgttctctgctgtgctctgctgtgctctcctgtgctcacctgtgctctcctgtaatctcctgtgctctcctgtgctctcctgtgctctcctgtgctctcctgtgttctcctgtgctctcttgtgctctcctgtgctctcctgtgctctcctgtgctgtCTTGTAATCTCCTGtgttctcctgtgctctcatgtgctctcctgtgctctcctgtgttcTCCTGtgttctcctgtgctctcctgtgctctcctgtgttctcctgtgctctcctgtgctctcctgtgttctcctgtgctctcctgtgctctcctgtatctcctgtgctctcctgtgctctcctgtgctctcctgtgctctcctgagCTCTCCTgagctctcctgtgctctcttgtgctctcctgtgctctcctgtgctctcctgtgctcttctgtgctctcctgtgctctcctgttctctcctgtgctctccacaggctacccgacaatagaactcaaataacttgaataatttttaaaattcaagtgctgtaatGTGCATTTtcctaaaactttttattcgtgaattgttctataaatttattgatttaatagacttgaaatggtgtatttgacattgatttacacatcctataataaacaaatggttttaacaagtgaaataaatattatagcaacttcaagtattGAGCTGTGACCttctgtgctctcctgtgctctcctgtgctctcctgtgctctcctgtgctctcctgtgctctcctgtgctctcctgtgctctcctgttcTCTCCTGttctctcctgtgctctcccgGCTCtcttgtgctctcctgtgctctcctgtgttcTCCTGtgttctcctgtgctctcctgtgttctcctgtgctctcctgtgctctcctgtgttctcctgtgctctcctgtgttctcttgtgctctcctgtgctctcctgtatctcctgtgctctcctgtgctctcctgtgctctcctgtacTCTCCTGAGCTCTCCTgagctctcctgtgctctcttgtgctctcctgtgctcttcTGTGCTcacctgtgctctcctgtgctctcctgtgctctcctgtgctctcctgtgctcctTCAGtaattttcctcctcctcaacctccccctcctcaaactcctcctcctcattctttctctcctcaactcctcctcctcattctcctcctcctcattctcccaaacctcctcaacctcctcctcctaattctcctcctcctcaacctcctcaacctcttccttctcattctcctcctcctcaacctcctcctcctcattctcctcctcctcaatctcctcctcctcattcttcttctcctcaaactgctcctcctcattctcctcctcctcaacctcctcctcctaattctcctcctcctcaacctcctcctcctctttctcctcctcctcaacctcctcctcctcattctccttctcctcaatctcctcctccacattcttctcctcctcaaACTCCTCCTCCTTATTCTCCTGCTCCTCATTCTCCCAAAAtttcctcaacctcctcctcctaattctcctcctcctcaacctcctcaacctcctcctcctcattgtCTTCCATCTCAACCTCCTCATTCTCAACCTCCTAATTgccctcctcctcaacctcctcctcctcattctcctccaaaacctcctcaacctcctcctcctcattctccttctcctcaatctcctcctcctcattcttctcctcctcaaAATCCTCCTCcttattctcctcctcctcattctcccaaaactcctcaacctcctcctcctcattctcctcctcctcaacctcctcctcctaattatcctcctcctcattctcccgaacctcctcaacctcctcctcctcattctactcctcctcaacctccccaacctcctcctcctcaatctcctcctcctcattctcctcctcctcattctcctcctcctcaacctcttcctcctcattttcctcctcctcaacctcctcattATCCTTCTCCTCAACCTCCttctcctcaacctcctcctcctcattctcctcctcctcaacctcct is a genomic window of Daphnia pulicaria isolate SC F1-1A chromosome 2, SC_F0-13Bv2, whole genome shotgun sequence containing:
- the LOC124327235 gene encoding protein phosphatase PTC7 homolog, which encodes MHSVYGRLLSRSIVSGLYNCSSSNNSSGSSRTSVGNSSNETVSIKSKPKLVSAVAGFPKSFRSGKVRKGQIGDDAWLMKNIDSADILAVADGVGGWRDYGVDPSDFSLSLMRSIERITTVSSPCNFRNPVDLLSAAFRELLHSKRPITGSSTACILILEHESNNLFTVNIGDSGFLVVRKGRVVHKSEEQQHYFNTPFQLALPPPGHHGSALSDSPQSASQSQFAVQDGDVILLATDGVFDNVPTPILVAELSKLGGVKDQLCVQQTANSIALMARNLSFDGRYMSPFSQRARDYGIRAIGGKPDDITVLLATVAI